A part of Aegilops tauschii subsp. strangulata cultivar AL8/78 chromosome 2, Aet v6.0, whole genome shotgun sequence genomic DNA contains:
- the LOC109758489 gene encoding uncharacterized protein, with amino-acid sequence MTHPLQQKQDAQVHLLYAFQYIYFPIFVMLLHLPVIDEALGRRFLLLSGTDPTTAAMARRLHLSAKDHHLPDDVPNPDEARRPWSSCRDASTSCSAMDSCHHPRHQEHDCKRYKLQFQGNLSQILFRFRAGGEGRTSGCMMETMMHGRTDLESEFFMEYGEINRYQVGGD; translated from the exons ATGACCCACCC GTTGCAGCAAAAACAAGATGCACAAGTTCATCTTTTGTATGCTTTTCAGTACATCTACTTCCCAATC TTTGTAATGCTGCTCCACCTTCCGGTCATTGACGAGGCCCTGGGCAGGCGCTTCCTCCTCCTCTCAG GAACCGACCCAACCACTGCCGCCATGGCACGGCGCCTCCACCTCTCGGCGAAGGACCACCACCTCCCCGACGACGTGCCCAACCCCGATGAGGCCCGCCGGCCCTGGAGTTCCTGCCGCGACGCCTCGACCTCCTGTTCAGCCATGGATTCTTGCCATCATCCACGTCATCAGGAACACGATTG TAAAAGATACAAGTTGCAGTTCCAGGGCAACCTATCTCAGATCCTTTTCAGGTTCAG GGCCGGGGGAGAAGGCAGAACCTCTGGGTGCATGATGGAAACCATGATGCATGGTAGAACAG ACCTCGAATCTGAGTTCTTCATGGAGTATGGTGAAATAAACCGGTATCAGGTTGGTGGTGATTAA